In Topomyia yanbarensis strain Yona2022 chromosome 2, ASM3024719v1, whole genome shotgun sequence, one DNA window encodes the following:
- the LOC131681148 gene encoding uncharacterized protein LOC131681148, producing the protein MSSELKDLKRQERQLQSTFNGAKQFLLKFKPERHAGHVDSRLELLEAAMKKFYSVRRKIELLADEDDDKEAFDTKKTPGDRAARVEALAERREADNFQILQSAEDLYCELKSSLQSLRPGTSIPVPADVLPAPAQAPSCSLSRVKLPEIRLPSFGGKTSDWVTFRDMFLSLIHRNDQLSAIDKFSYLRSSLVGEALQEIGTIDISVANYSIAWDLLKKRYENRKLIVKAHLDALFAIEPIKREHYDALSQLISEFDRNLQMLEKVGEDPSQWSTILVHMMCSRSDQSTLRHWEAHYSSKEVPTYDALMTFLRNQCSVLQSIAPAKPVHCEMKKPKFTVTHTSVQSSNRCPFCGEGQHSAFKCQKFIKMKVSERYDMVKRSRLCLNCLSPAHLVRSCTKGCCQHCHQKHHTLLHSGVTNGGRSSASIPQNDSSVPRVQNRPQTTNTQQTQPQAQNQATLTQYTGPSTSSFPTANTNSHSQSHPPPTTDRTPITNSLPANIYTPKRQVLLSTALVRVSDIYGNAQLARALLDSCSEYCFITTTLFQKLKLAETASYLSVAGIGGSVVKSTKSVEATVSPRSLHISSYSEKVQLHVLPKLTSKLPMQAVNIRTLAIPEGVTLADPNFCDPGPIDLIIGAEYYYDLLLKEKMKLSEDGPTLQKTVFGFVVSGRIPGSILGIPKTISHTCSSVDLRDLLAKFWELESCSSRSTYSVEETTCEEIFERTTVRDADGRFVVTLPKKEYIIEQLGDSKAIALKRFHGLERRLEANDTLKRLYGEFIQEYLSMGHMREIDQEYCGAQSYYMPHHAVLKPDSTTTKLRVVFDGSCRSSTGVSLNDGLMVGPVVQEDLLSIILRFRFWRFVLVADIAKMYRMVRVADADQPLQRILWRNSPNESVRIFQLTTVTYGTASAPYLATKCLQRLASDGATSHKAAAKVIEKDFYVDDLLTGTDSLEEGTVLTSELIDLTSSAGFELRKWSSNSFELLSSIPPLLRDDRTILELDSSRSTVKTLGLIWERGKDCFRFAVPHWSTEPIITKRIVLADTARIFDPLGLIGPVIVQAKIFLQELWKLKSDWDDPLPKELQNFWIEYRLNLSALDTLSVPRWTGFRSNLASTEIHGFCDASEVAYGACLYLRCKSVDGSVTVRLITSKSRVAPLEDLTRKKKKQSIPRLELSSALLLSHLYEKLCSSFEPPGKVYFWTDSMIVKCWLSSLPSRWQAFVANRVSEIQHITKKGVWNHIAGADNPADIISRGMTPTQLQYQPLWFEGPLWVCRAHSTWPESAVIQSELDSSLLEEKPSASLPVQTKPQSDIFLLRSSFPDLVRIVAWIRRFAYNALPRNRSSRRLEHLSSTEYNDAVTILVRVTQHESFPEEIAALSKGEPIKSSSKLLSSNPRLVDGILRVGGRLAHAPVSEYRKHPMILHHQHPLAKLVMEHYHRKLFHAGQQLLIASVRERFWPTRIRDLARWTIHRCVQCFRNKPKVHEQLMADLPSVRVTPAAAFLKVGIDFCGPFYIRYPVRRSTPVKSFVCIFVCLATKAVHMEVVADLSTQAFLAAFKRFVAVRGKPQLVMCDNATNFVGANRELEELRLQLYNQQFQYEMIKASEEEGIDFKFIPPRSPNFGGLWEAAVKSFKGHFRKTIGSRPLTYDELHTIVQQVAAILNSRPMTPLSNDPNDYTVLTPGHFLVGRPLTAIPEPDLQEIPENRLSQWQRTQGFVQQLWRKWKTQYLSDLHNRTKWTRQRNNITVGTMVLVKEENLPPQKWRLGRVAELFTGEDGNIRVTQHSSNLKQHVNIVIPIRPAYQSATSVPRAPAEAWRPPFLASPQRLTINGIRGRTSVEVEAHRSAVSATQSSNFHQATFIRQSESSSIPDGNPKRSCKAAAKAISICLKKRSSSSLSQ; encoded by the exons atgtccagtgaactaaaagatttgaaacggCAGGAGCGACAGTTACAAAGCACATTCAACGGCGCAAAGCAGTTTTTGCTAAAATTCAAACCGGAAAGGCATGCTGGTCACGTTGATAGTCGATTAGAGCTGCTGGAAGCCGCGATGAAGAAATTTTACTCGGTGCGGAGAAAAATCGAGTTGTTAgctgacgaagacgatgatAAGGAAGCATTCGATACCAAGAAAACACCAGGAGATCGTGCTGCTCGTGTTGAAGCTCTTGCTGAAAGGCGCGAGGCCGACAATTTTCAGATCCTTCAGAGCGCTGAAGACCTTTACTGTGAGCTGAAGTCATCGCTGCAGTCCCTGAGACCAGGAACATCAATACCGGTCCCAGCTGACGTTTTGCCAGCTCCAGCACAGGCTCCTTCTTGTTCGTTGTCGCGAGTAAAGTTGCCCGAAATTCGCTTACCTAGTTTCGGAGGCAAAACTAGCGACTGGGTCACCTTCCGTGACATGTTTCTGAGCCTTATTCATCGCAACGATCAATTGAGTGCAATCGATAAATTTTCGTACCTGCGATCGTCGCTGGTTGGTGAAGCATTGCAAGAGATTGGCACGATAGATATATCTGTAGCCAACTACTCGATCGCATGGGATTTGCTCAAGAAGCGTTATGAAAACCGTAAGTTGATAGTTAAAGCCCATCTCGATGCCTTGTTTGCCATTGAACCAATAAAGCGTGAGCATTACGATGCATTGAGTCAACTTATTAGTGAATTTGATCGTAACCTTCAGATGTTGGAGAAAGTTGGAGAAGATCCATCCCAGTGGAGCACAATTTTAGTTCACATGATGTGCTCCAGATCAGATCAATCAACCTTGCGCCATTGGGAGGCACATTATAGTTCGAAGGAAGTCCCCACATACGATGCTTTGATGACGTTTCTTCGGAATCAGTGTTCCGTTCTTCAATCTATAGCACCAGCAAAGCCTGTGCATTGTGAGATGAAGAAGCCCAAGTTTACTGTCACTCACACATCCGTGCAATCTTCTAATCGGTGCCCATTCTGCGGCGAAGGTCAACATTCAGCATTCAAGTGTCAGAAGTTCATCAAAATGAAGGTGTCTGAGCGGTATGATATGGTGAAACGCTCTCGGTTGTGTTTGAACTGCCTGTCTCCTGCGCATCTAGTTCGATCCTGTACGAAGGGGTGTTGTCAGCATTGTCATCAGAAACACCATACTCTTCTACATTCTGGAGTAACCAACGGCGGAAGATCATCAGCGTCAATCCCGCAGAATGACTCCTCCGTCCCACGAGTACAGAATCGACCACAGACAACGAACACTCAACAAACACAGCCACAAGCCCAGAACCAAGCCACACTCACTCAGTACACTGGACCATCCACAAGCTCATTTCCCACTGCAAATACAAATTCGCATTCGCAATCACACCCACCACCCACCACAGATCGTACTCCCATTACAAACTCTTTACCCGCCAACATCTACACACCAAAACGTCAAGTTTTATTATCCACCGCGTTAGTGCGCGTGTCGGACATTTATGGAAACGCTCAATTAGCTAGAGCGCTCTTGGACTCTTGCTCAGAGTACTGTTTCATCACCACGactctttttcaaaagttaaagTTGGCTGAGACTGCCAGCTATTTGTCCGTAGCAGGGATCGGTGGTTCTGTAGTCAAATCTACAAAGAGCGTAGAGGCTACAGTATCGCCTCGGTCATTGCACATTTCTTCCTATTCCGAGAAGGTGCAGCTGCACGTCTTGCCGAAGCTCACCTCCAAACTGCCTATGCAGGCGGTCAATATTAGGACTCTCGCCATTCCGGAAGGTGTTACGTTGGCAGATCCAAATTTCTGCGACCCCGGACCAATTGACCTCATCATTGGTGCTGAGTACTACTACGATCTGCTGCTGAAGGAAAAGATGAAGTTATCAGAAGACGGACCCACATTGCAAAAAACTGTCTTCGGATTTGTTGTGTCAGGACGCATACCCGGTAGCATTCTTGGAATCCCCAAAACTATTTCCCACACGTGTTCCTCTGTAGATCTTCGTGATCTCCTCGCGAAGTTTTGGGAACTAGAGTCCTGTAGCAGTAGAAGTACCTATTCTGTGGAAGAGACGACATGTGAAGAGATTTTCGAACGAACGACCGTTCGCGATGCAGATGGAAGATTCGTCGTCACGCTTCCCAAGAAGGAGTACATCATCGAGCAACTGGGAGATTCAAAGGCCATAGCATTGAAACGATTCCACGGATTGGAAAGGCGATTGGAAGCAAACGACACGTTGAAAAGATTGTATGGCGAGTTCATTCAGGAATACCTGTCCATGGGTCATATGCGAGAAATTGACCAAGAATATTGCGGTGCACAGTCCTATTACATGCCTCACCATGCGGTATTGAAGCCCGATAGCACAACCACAAAGCTAAGGGTGGTATTCGACGGCTCTTGCCGTTCGTCGACGGGAGTATCCTTGAATGATGGACTGATGGTAGGACCCGTCGTGCAGGAGGACTTGCTGTCCATCATAttgcgttttcgtttttggagatTTGTATTAGTAGCGGACATAGCTAAAATGTACCGTATGGTAAGAGTAGCAGATGCAGATCAACCACTTCAGCGCATCTTGTGGAGAAATTCACCGAACGAGTCAGTGAGAATTTTCCAATTGACCACAGTCACATATGGTACCGCTTCCGCGCCTTATCTCGCAACCAAGTGCCTTCAACGTCTTGCAAGTGATGGTGCAACCTCGCATAAAGCAGCAGCGAAGGTCATTGAGAAGGATTTTTACGTCGACGACCTGTTGACGGGCACGGACAGCTTGGAAGAAGGAACCGTTCTCACATCAGAACTCATTGATCTTACGAGTTCGGCAGGGTTTGAGTTGCGCAAGTGGAGTTCCAATAGCTTTGAACTTCTTTCGTCTATTCCACCTCTTCTCCGAGACGATCGTACCATACTGGAACTCGATTCGTCCAGATCCACAGTCAAAACGCTAGGGTTAATATGGGAGCGAGGCAAAGACTGTTTTAGATTTGCTGTACCGCACTGGAGCACTGAGCCAATCATCACCAAACGTATAGTGCTGGCCGACACAGCTCGTATCTTCGACCCTCTCGGTCTCATCGGTCCAGTCATCGTACAGGCAAAAATTTTCCTCCAGGAGCTTTGGAAGCTTAAATCGGATTGGGACGATCCGTTGCCAAAAGAGCTTCAGAATTTCTGGATTGAGTATCGATTGAATCTATCCGCTCTCGACACACTCTCAGTTCCAAGATGGACGGGCTTCAGAAGTAACCTAGCTTCAACGGAAATCCACGGATTTTGTGACGCTTCAGAGGTAGCATACGGCGCATGTTTGTACCTTAGGTGTAAGTCAGTCGACGGGTCAGTCACTGTTCGGTTGATTACATCCAAATCTCGAGTTGCGCCACTAGAAGATCTCACTCGGAAGAAAAAGAAACAATCCATCCCCAGATTGGAGCTTTCCTCAGCATTACTGCTTAGTCATCTCTATGAAAAGCTATGCAGTAGTTTCGAACCACCCGGCAAGGTATATTTTTGGACAGATTCCATGATAGTGAAGTGCTGGCTATCATCGTTACCTTCCCGGTGGCAAGCATTCGTTGCCAATCGTGTATCAGAGATACAGCATATCACTAAGAAGGGAGTGTGGAACCACATCGCCGGTGCAGACAATCCGGCAGATATCATTTCGCGGGGAATGACACCCACACAACTACAGTATCAACCTCTGTGGTTTGAAGGCCCTCTGTGGGTATGTCGAGCACATTCTACATGGCCAGAGTCAGCAGTCATCCAGTCAGAGCTGGATAGTTCTCTTTTAGAAGAAAAACCATCTGCGTCACTTCCGGTTCAAACAAAGCCTCAAAGTGACATATTTTTGCTGAGATCCTCGTTCCCGGATCTCGTTCGGATAGTAGCATGGATTCGTCGCTTCGCTTACAATGCATTGCCTCGCAACCGCAGTAGCAGGCGTCTAGAACACTTGTCATCGACGGAATATAATGATGCTGTAACGATTTTGGTTCGAGTTACTCAACACGAGAGCTTTCCTGAAGAAATAGCAGCTTTATCGAAAGGTGAACCAATAAAGTCATCATCTAAATTGCTCTCGTCAAATCCTCGTTTAGTTGATGGTATTCTCCGCGTCGGCGGTCGATTAGCTCATGCACCAGTGTCAGAATATCGTAAGCATCCAATGAttcttcaccatcaacacccACTGGCAAAGCTGGTCATGGAGCATTATCATCGTAAACTGTTTCACGCCGGTCAGCAACTTCTCATAGCTTCGGTCAGAGAAAGGTTCTGGCCAACTCGCATTCGCGATTTAGCACGTTGGACCATCCATCGATGTGTTCAATGTTTTCGCAACAAACCCAAAGTCCACGAGCAGCTAATGGCTGATTTACCATCCGTTCGTGTCACTCCTGCAGCGGCATTCCTGAAAGTTGGAATCGATTTTTGCGGACCGTTCTACATTCGCTATCCAGTTCGTCGGAGTACGCCGGTGAAGTCCTTCGTATGCATTTTCGTTTGCCTAGCAACCAAGGCAGTCCACATGGAAGTCGTAGCAGATCTGTCAACGCAAGCATTTCTGGCGGCATTCAAACGCTTCGTAGCAGTCCGTGGCAAACCGCAACTAGTCATGTGTGACAATGCGACCAATTTCGTTGGGGCAAATCGGGAGCTCGAGGAACTACGGCTGCAACTGTATAACCAGCAGTTTCAGTACGAAATGATCAAGGCATCGGAAGAAGAAGGAATAGATTTCAAATTCATCCCACCGCGCTCTCCGAATTTCGGCGGATTGTGGGAAGCGGCGGTTAAGTCCTTCAAAGGACATTTTCGCAAGACCATAGGAAGCAGACCGTTGACATACGATGAACTACACACCATTGTTCAGCAAGTCGCAGCGATTCTAAACTCTCGTCCAATGACACCCTTGAGTAACGATCCTAATGATTACACTGTACTGACCCCAGGACATTTTCTGGTGGGACGACCACTCACGGCGATTCCTGAACCAGATTTGCAAGAGATCCCCGAAAATCGACTCTCTCAGTGGCAACGTACGCAAGGATTCGTACAACAACTATGGCGGAAATGGAAGACGCAATATCTGTCAGATTTGCATAACAGGACAAAGTGGACTCGACAACGCAACAACATCACAGTTGGAACGATGGTCCTAGTAAAGGAGGAAAACTTGCCTCCTCAGAAGTGGCGGTTAGGCCGAGTTGCAGAACTGTTTACGGGCGAAGATGGAAACATTCGAGTT ACGCAGCATAGTAGCAATCTCAAGCAGCATGTGAACATCGTCATCCCCATCCGCCCGGCATACCAGTCGGCGACATCGGTGCCCAGAGCACCAGCGGAGGCCTGGAGGCCTCCGTTCCTGGCAAGTCCT CAAAGACTCACCATCAACGGCATCCGTGGAAGAACATCCGTCGAAGTAGAGGCACACCGAAGTGCAGTATCAGCAACCCAATCGTCCAACTTTCATCAAGCAACGTTCATCCGTCAATCCGAAAGTAGCAGTATACCCGACGGAAATCCGAAACGATCGTGCAAGGCCGCAGCGAAGGCAATCTCCATTTGCTTGAAGAAGCGTTCCAGTTCCAGTTTGTCGCAGTAA